One Pseudomonadota bacterium DNA segment encodes these proteins:
- a CDS encoding Tim44/TimA family putative adaptor protein, which produces MDVFAVSDIVVIGLLALFLIWRLRQVLGRRPENDQEAPAARPAGIREPAGPEREEPPLWEQTEEELYTLAGGLEQIRRASPGFDEKDFLKGAREAFRMIVTAFAAGDLSGVRSFLGEDVLREFEADIRRRQAAGQARETTLVTVRDAEIHEARMDGAKARIVVEFRSQQINVVRDAMGNVVEGDHRPAEVTDTWTFVRNTTLKDPNWMLVDTGTGAG; this is translated from the coding sequence ATGGATGTGTTTGCGGTTTCAGACATTGTTGTCATTGGCCTTCTGGCGCTTTTCCTGATCTGGCGGCTGCGCCAGGTTCTGGGCCGCCGTCCGGAGAATGACCAGGAGGCTCCGGCAGCGAGGCCCGCGGGAATCCGGGAACCTGCAGGCCCTGAAAGGGAAGAACCTCCCCTGTGGGAACAGACAGAGGAAGAGCTTTATACCCTGGCGGGGGGACTGGAACAGATCCGCAGGGCCTCTCCCGGTTTTGACGAAAAGGACTTCCTGAAAGGCGCGCGGGAGGCTTTCCGGATGATTGTCACCGCGTTTGCCGCAGGGGACCTGTCCGGCGTAAGGTCGTTTCTGGGTGAGGATGTCCTGCGGGAGTTCGAGGCCGATATCCGCCGTCGGCAGGCGGCCGGCCAGGCCCGCGAGACCACTCTTGTGACTGTCCGCGATGCGGAGATCCACGAGGCCCGCATGGACGGGGCAAAAGCCCGGATCGTTGTGGAATTCAGGTCACAGCAGATCAACGTGGTCCGGGATGCCATGGGCAATGTGGTCGAGGGCGATCACCGGCCCGCAGAGGTGACCGATACATGGACCTTTGTCCGGAACACAACATTGAAGGATCCCAACTGGATGCTGGTCGATACGGGAACGGGAGCAGGGTAG